The Patescibacteria group bacterium genome has a segment encoding these proteins:
- a CDS encoding abortive infection system antitoxin AbiGi family protein — translation MAISTNSIIHYTNSFENLSSILKDGFRIKYCAERLYLGEIGRSFAAHPMISFCDIPLSDSMQHFDAYGKYGIGLTKEWAKQNGVNPVLYIDKNSLIAESIYSLILERRKKNSNLTLKQKREILQIKSYAKNYSGTLKRLGKTIRNYNFYNEREWRLIPPKEIINNKSFSISLDAYNKDKKKYNDKLDDCRYGFDIKDISYIIVEETNEIPKIVKILRDLHYDKYSGKEIDILMSKICSTEQIKSDY, via the coding sequence ATGGCAATAAGTACAAATTCAATAATTCATTACACAAATTCTTTCGAAAATCTTTCTTCCATATTGAAAGATGGATTTAGGATTAAGTATTGTGCTGAAAGATTATATTTAGGTGAAATCGGGCGTTCTTTTGCTGCACACCCAATGATTTCTTTTTGCGACATACCATTATCAGACTCTATGCAACATTTTGACGCATATGGGAAATATGGTATTGGGTTGACAAAAGAATGGGCTAAGCAGAATGGTGTTAATCCAGTTCTTTATATTGATAAAAATTCTTTAATTGCTGAGAGCATATACAGTTTAATTCTTGAAAGGAGAAAGAAAAATAGCAACTTAACTTTAAAACAAAAAAGAGAAATTCTTCAAATCAAAAGTTATGCAAAGAATTACTCTGGCACTTTAAAAAGACTAGGCAAGACAATTAGAAACTACAATTTTTATAATGAACGAGAATGGAGATTAATTCCTCCAAAAGAAATAATTAACAATAAATCATTCTCTATTAGTCTTGATGCTTATAATAAAGATAAAAAAAAGTACAATGACAAATTAGACGATTGCAGATACGGATTTGATATAAAGGACATATCTTACATTATCGTTGAAGAAACTAATGAAATCCCTAAGATTGTTAAAATTCTTAGAGACCTTCATTATGACAAATACTCTGGGAAAGAGATAGATATATTAATGAGTAAAATTTGTTCTAC
- the secA2 gene encoding accessory Sec system translocase SecA2, with the protein MENYFKLKKGSKNDIDIYNHKNTKHLISKIKAHCKLIANYSDNDLKQLSTKLKAEVKSGCDLTTIMVEAYALVYETCIRKLKITPYDVQLTGAISLHFGKIIEMPTGEGKTLAAVFPAFLNALSGKGVHVLTFNDYLAERDAKWMSPIFNFLGLTVGYITGDMADNKRKEAYHCDVTYATAKNVGFDYLSSTIAYRKEDIIQRPFHFAIVDEADAILIDEARNPLVLSGEVEKSKYDFRSITEFVSGLEHQSDFETDEYKRNVFLTEKGINKAECVFQIDNLFDDKNIELHSTINLSLQAKVLLNRNVDYIVRDNKVLLVDEFTGRIVSDRKWKDGLQLAVEAKENVELQADGKILTMITFPHFFEKYKKVSGMTATARESSEEFYELYNLEVIVVPPNKTCLRVDEPNLIFASKSEKYQALISDVQNRCKKGQPILIGTLTVNESEELATMLKEHDIPCKILNAKNDALEAEIISEAGKFGAVTISTNMAGRGTDILLGGKDASDKEKVVKAGGLYVISTNLHESSRIDNQLRGRSGRQGDIGYSQFYISFNDDLMCRYNLQDALPKKIKNERKNKIEKTQKYLDHTQRVIEGQMNDLSKMHYDYSSLIEKQRNIIHNERQAFLDDTTVIEKLNSTSDSALVMFDSQIIKKARNIILFQYDKYWSQHIDYISEVKEGIHLLRYGRQNPLREFQKYIDSNFEEICYHIDSDLQEGIEHLLKNVDVNLAEMGIKKPSSTWSYMVNDNPFRRKFELRFTDSSYLGF; encoded by the coding sequence ATGGAAAATTATTTCAAATTAAAAAAAGGTAGTAAGAACGATATTGATATTTATAATCACAAAAATACAAAACACCTAATCAGTAAAATAAAAGCTCATTGCAAGCTCATTGCCAATTATAGCGACAATGATTTAAAGCAATTATCAACGAAGTTAAAGGCAGAAGTGAAATCGGGTTGCGACCTCACAACTATCATGGTAGAAGCATATGCGCTGGTTTATGAAACATGCATCAGAAAGCTGAAAATCACGCCATATGATGTGCAACTGACAGGGGCAATATCCCTTCATTTTGGAAAAATTATTGAGATGCCAACCGGCGAAGGAAAAACTTTAGCAGCCGTATTTCCTGCTTTTTTAAATGCATTATCTGGTAAAGGTGTTCACGTTTTGACATTTAATGACTATTTGGCAGAAAGAGATGCAAAATGGATGTCACCAATATTTAATTTCTTAGGATTAACTGTTGGTTATATTACTGGTGATATGGCAGATAATAAAAGAAAAGAAGCCTATCATTGTGATGTTACCTATGCCACTGCAAAAAATGTTGGATTTGATTATTTAAGTTCAACCATTGCATATCGTAAAGAAGATATTATTCAACGCCCTTTTCACTTTGCCATAGTTGATGAAGCAGATGCAATACTAATTGATGAAGCAAGAAATCCTTTAGTATTATCAGGAGAAGTAGAAAAATCGAAGTATGATTTTCGAAGCATAACAGAATTTGTTTCTGGATTGGAACATCAAAGTGATTTTGAAACCGATGAATATAAAAGAAATGTATTCTTAACTGAAAAAGGCATAAATAAAGCAGAATGCGTATTTCAAATTGATAATCTTTTCGATGATAAAAATATAGAATTGCATAGCACAATAAATCTTTCATTGCAAGCAAAGGTTTTATTAAATAGAAATGTAGACTACATTGTAAGAGATAACAAAGTTTTATTGGTAGATGAATTTACAGGCAGAATTGTTAGCGATAGAAAATGGAAAGATGGTTTGCAATTGGCTGTTGAAGCGAAAGAAAACGTAGAACTTCAGGCAGATGGTAAAATTCTTACTATGATTACTTTCCCCCATTTTTTTGAAAAATATAAGAAAGTTTCAGGAATGACAGCTACTGCCAGAGAATCTTCCGAAGAATTTTACGAACTATACAATTTAGAAGTTATTGTTGTTCCTCCAAACAAAACTTGTTTGAGGGTTGATGAACCGAATTTAATATTTGCATCAAAAAGTGAGAAATATCAAGCCTTAATAAGCGATGTGCAAAACAGATGCAAGAAAGGTCAACCCATATTAATTGGAACACTTACCGTTAATGAATCAGAAGAATTAGCAACGATGCTAAAGGAGCACGATATTCCCTGTAAAATACTTAATGCTAAAAACGATGCATTAGAAGCTGAAATTATTTCAGAAGCCGGAAAATTTGGTGCCGTAACAATTTCTACAAATATGGCAGGACGAGGTACGGATATTCTTTTAGGAGGTAAAGATGCTTCGGATAAGGAAAAAGTGGTAAAAGCAGGTGGCTTATATGTTATTAGCACCAACTTACACGAAAGCTCAAGGATTGATAATCAATTAAGGGGAAGATCAGGTCGACAAGGTGATATTGGATATTCTCAGTTCTACATCAGTTTTAACGATGATTTGATGTGCAGATATAATCTTCAAGATGCACTACCAAAGAAAATAAAAAACGAGAGAAAGAATAAAATTGAGAAAACCCAAAAGTATTTAGACCATACACAACGTGTTATTGAAGGACAAATGAACGATTTAAGTAAAATGCATTACGATTATTCTTCTCTGATTGAAAAACAAAGAAATATTATTCATAATGAAAGGCAAGCATTTCTGGACGATACGACTGTAATCGAAAAGCTTAACTCAACAAGTGATAGTGCCTTAGTTATGTTTGATTCGCAAATAATTAAAAAAGCACGAAACATTATTCTTTTTCAATACGATAAATATTGGTCACAGCACATAGATTATATTTCTGAAGTAAAAGAAGGGATTCATTTATTACGATATGGCAGACAAAATCCTTTAAGGGAATTTCAAAAATATATAGATTCAAATTTTGAGGAAATTTGTTATCATATTGACTCTGACTTACAAGAAGGTATTGAGCATTTATTGAAAAACGTTGATGTAAATCTTGCTGAAATGGGGATCAAGAAACCCTCATCCACTTGGTCATATATGGTAAATGACAACCCATTTAGACGCAAATTTGAATTACGTTTTACCGATAGTTCTTATTTAGGTTTCTAA
- a CDS encoding P-loop NTPase fold protein produces MEDKIYPRYIDNKPIGEDQFEGKSHERISKSIAEHIKDKNNSLRVIGIEGEWGSGKSNIIELLRTQLKETHHIYVYDAWGHQEDSQRRAFLEELTEELIQKKILSEKTIHQDLAGNDEKITWKEKIKFLLARKRETNKKTIPKLSIGIIIIGLVLILTPIFTIVADSIFDKNTIWWKKILLPISPIILSIIAYLWASAKNKKWVNISELFFVFKGKELESTTYEIFSDLDPSVKEFKEWIKSISKGLSNIDLIIVYDNMDRLPPENVKELWSSIHTFFAEEEYDKIDVLIPFDRKHLQQAFDKKDNPANEFINKTFSIIYRVTPPVLTDWKDFFSKKFGEAFGVKEDKEFPTILSIFDRLKNKFTPRDIIIFINELVTLKKIWNDDIPLRYIAIFCLKKEIILESPQKYILNNDYLGQAKDLFTEDNQLQNYISALTFNVPVEKASQVLLVRDLELTLRGENSSPIEELSKHSHFIEILEEVIQNSEIIVDKAISTLSRLDVLKLNGNHIKERVKKVWDILISKQCLLEIKELTFNEEFQHLLNNSSIGSKTKLLKYLTKSYNEFKEIKGNEYFLVFKELEEFVEKNKIKFNIQSQLNLRTVPPEIFADYISIAKSDYKKYKLVTDSDELDNYISVKIPKELDVIEDDVDLSYIIAEYSFETTKENIEALITQNKLTKDNFYKIINIYKSISNKKLLAKIINVINLHPLLQKVTKEIDGYYDLIAMRLKYANTYNKLIAPQGWPDNTTPVLALTDEETIKEIAKRIEIYENYGNLLLLSTTWKQPLLSAVCKDLTFNSYGARAMTVTKVITKFEEIKVAIDVSEQDLLKQLNGWSKYAKDEINTDNIKEIIPNYSFYNYSTSISYELTNHINKIGKEYIDSFDEETIIEEWGVDDSYVFNTLYIFMQSNKINTLPRNVFNALKEILKNISESEIDIPADETIWIYFIEKSKKKDIAPTIRNIRDYYIRENNIINKQFIFFESFFKQYGNFNEKSSDTTRTILGKLVSDGSCFTKILSDQDFYIPIINNANEDAADFKDNVLSRLESESANNELREFADKIGVKKPKEEIEKNKEE; encoded by the coding sequence ATGGAAGACAAAATTTACCCAAGATACATTGATAACAAACCTATAGGGGAAGATCAATTTGAAGGAAAATCTCATGAACGAATATCAAAAAGTATTGCTGAACATATAAAAGACAAAAATAATTCACTTAGAGTAATCGGTATTGAAGGCGAATGGGGCTCTGGTAAATCAAATATTATTGAATTACTAAGAACACAATTAAAAGAAACACACCATATTTATGTTTACGACGCATGGGGTCACCAAGAAGATTCTCAAAGGAGAGCCTTTTTAGAAGAGCTTACAGAAGAGTTAATCCAGAAAAAAATCCTATCAGAAAAAACTATTCATCAAGACTTAGCTGGAAATGATGAAAAGATTACCTGGAAAGAAAAAATTAAATTTCTTCTTGCTAGAAAAAGAGAGACTAATAAAAAAACTATACCCAAACTTAGTATTGGAATAATTATTATCGGTTTAGTTTTAATATTGACGCCAATATTTACAATTGTAGCCGACAGTATTTTTGATAAGAACACTATTTGGTGGAAAAAAATTCTCCTTCCAATTTCCCCTATTATTCTTTCCATAATAGCGTATTTATGGGCTTCTGCTAAGAACAAAAAATGGGTTAATATCTCAGAATTGTTCTTTGTTTTCAAAGGGAAAGAATTGGAAAGCACCACATATGAAATATTTTCTGATTTGGACCCATCAGTAAAAGAATTTAAGGAATGGATTAAATCAATTTCAAAAGGGCTTTCCAATATTGACTTGATAATAGTCTATGATAATATGGATAGACTCCCACCTGAAAACGTCAAAGAATTATGGTCATCTATACATACATTCTTCGCAGAAGAAGAATATGATAAGATAGATGTGCTAATACCTTTCGATAGAAAACATCTACAACAAGCATTCGACAAAAAAGATAATCCAGCCAATGAATTTATAAACAAGACATTTTCCATCATCTACCGTGTTACACCACCCGTATTAACTGATTGGAAAGATTTTTTCAGTAAGAAATTTGGAGAAGCTTTTGGAGTTAAAGAAGATAAAGAATTTCCGACTATCTTATCAATATTTGACAGATTAAAGAATAAATTTACTCCACGAGACATAATAATATTTATAAATGAACTTGTGACTTTAAAAAAGATTTGGAATGATGATATTCCATTGAGATACATCGCAATCTTTTGTTTAAAGAAAGAAATTATATTAGAATCTCCACAAAAATATATTCTTAACAATGATTATTTGGGACAAGCAAAAGACCTTTTTACAGAGGACAATCAATTACAAAATTACATTTCAGCACTAACTTTCAACGTTCCTGTTGAAAAAGCATCACAAGTATTATTAGTTCGTGATTTGGAACTCACACTTCGTGGCGAAAATTCATCACCTATTGAAGAATTATCTAAGCATTCTCATTTTATAGAAATTTTAGAAGAAGTAATACAAAATAGCGAAATAATAGTTGATAAAGCCATTTCTACATTGTCTAGACTTGATGTCCTGAAATTAAATGGGAATCATATTAAAGAGAGAGTTAAGAAAGTTTGGGATATTCTAATTTCAAAACAATGCTTGCTGGAAATAAAAGAATTGACATTTAATGAAGAGTTTCAGCATCTTTTAAACAATTCATCTATAGGCAGTAAAACTAAATTATTAAAATATCTAACAAAAAGTTATAACGAATTTAAAGAAATTAAAGGAAACGAATATTTTCTTGTTTTTAAGGAATTAGAGGAATTTGTTGAGAAAAATAAAATCAAATTTAATATTCAATCACAACTTAATTTAAGAACAGTTCCTCCTGAAATATTTGCTGATTATATAAGTATTGCAAAGTCTGATTATAAAAAATATAAACTAGTAACGGACTCTGATGAATTGGATAATTATATTTCTGTGAAAATACCTAAGGAATTAGATGTGATAGAAGATGATGTTGATTTGTCTTATATAATTGCCGAGTATTCTTTTGAGACTACAAAAGAGAATATTGAAGCATTGATTACACAAAATAAATTAACAAAAGACAACTTTTATAAAATTATTAATATTTATAAATCAATATCAAATAAAAAACTTTTAGCCAAAATTATTAATGTAATTAATCTACATCCTTTACTGCAAAAAGTCACAAAAGAAATTGATGGATATTATGACTTAATAGCCATGAGACTTAAGTATGCGAATACATATAATAAGCTAATAGCACCACAGGGGTGGCCAGATAACACCACACCGGTTTTGGCACTTACTGATGAAGAAACTATAAAAGAAATTGCAAAAAGAATAGAGATCTATGAAAATTATGGCAATCTTCTTTTGCTATCTACAACTTGGAAACAACCATTACTATCTGCAGTATGTAAAGACCTGACTTTTAACAGTTATGGCGCACGAGCAATGACTGTTACTAAAGTTATTACAAAATTTGAAGAAATAAAGGTTGCAATTGATGTATCAGAACAAGATTTATTGAAGCAATTAAATGGATGGAGTAAATATGCAAAAGATGAGATTAATACAGATAATATAAAAGAAATTATTCCAAATTATTCATTTTATAATTATTCAACATCAATTAGTTATGAATTAACAAACCATATAAATAAAATAGGAAAAGAATATATTGATTCATTCGATGAAGAAACTATCATAGAAGAATGGGGTGTAGACGATTCTTATGTATTTAATACTCTTTACATTTTTATGCAGTCAAATAAAATAAATACGCTGCCCCGAAATGTTTTTAACGCGTTAAAAGAGATTCTTAAAAATATATCTGAATCAGAAATTGATATACCAGCTGATGAGACGATTTGGATTTATTTTATTGAGAAATCAAAAAAGAAAGATATTGCACCAACAATAAGAAATATAAGAGACTATTACATAAGGGAGAATAATATAATAAATAAACAATTCATCTTTTTTGAAAGCTTTTTTAAACAATACGGTAATTTTAACGAAAAAAGTAGTGATACTACTAGAACAATTCTTGGGAAACTGGTTTCTGATGGAAGTTGTTTTACAAAAATATTATCAGATCAAGATTTTTATATACCAATTATCAATAATGCAAATGAAGATGCGGCAGACTTTAAAGACAATGTTTTAAGCAGGTTAGAAAGTGAATCAGCCAATAATGAATTAAGAGAATTTGCGGATAAAATTGGTGTTAAAAAACCGAAAGAAGAAATTGAAAAAAACAAAGAAGAATAA